From Bacteroidota bacterium, one genomic window encodes:
- a CDS encoding tetratricopeptide repeat protein, which produces MKKIHLLLPAVLLLFTGKIHAQMDVELVNSGTILFEGALDYALGSYSKAEEVYKKVGANDTNYAEVSRDLALAYSADKEDSLCAYTCKYGLDLHTEYDPDFYNLLGNSLKEMGKYDSAFHVLDRAIKLYPYYYLFHYTKGMAYVKMNKYKEAQECFQDAVKLNPFHADSHFMLGKTCSEQGRMIPAILSYEFYLLLDAQSERSQKVVSSLEDMTTGDYQPDPDLKLSISEAGDDCFSDINDMIASGKAYDKSYKNKTKINLKLVKQMQMLFEQLKYKDGTGNWWMENYVPFFNALQAQNYFTPFITLSLAPVASNNTTVMKSFKKNKKKITEFSKWAVKYLKQNMKHPVVDLLSDKTNPDYTFNDDYSIGGVGHSDAKDNPVGEWIFFWEKCGAVFSKGSYNAQGNREGEWNTYYRNGQLMEKATYVNGLKEGPSEQYHENGLLAFKCTYTKDMVDGEYTTYAIHGGIKEKASMNKGVFEGDAFTYFSNGAVRASMHYKAGNLTGEFDLYTLDGKISSKTNYLMGKRNGTATEYFSNGKTKSEGDYKNDDAIDEWKIYFENGNIQREGMFKEAGNREGVWKEYYRNGKVSADATYKSGKYNGKVNQFDTDGVLYETDLYSSGTLKTVTYFDKSGGTIAEYEMKETTTVKEYFPNGAVSGEGDYVDGHRDGDWKIYSANGGWLRAKEHYRYGFLSGTRKEYFPNGTEKEESDYFYDSQDGYYKSWYSNGKLESEGNYSGGEKAGDWYYYNERGGFNSHKYYINGSEHGLQIFFDKKGRKNEEDFIKETFLWSRTRFDSTGAVIYKWESDNGTGKFDFPYPGGKDFVVTNYKDGYREGELHKYAFDGQDLILSNYINGVQFGVRKEFYPVTGKPFLETNMDYDNRNGSSNAWWENGNKRWEENYYDGDLNGMQKYYHENGQIFKQGTWEMGNVNGELEYYSDNGSLQYARYYKDGNVLGYSYPDKDGNLLAPMIKLKDGSGDFTGYYQNGDTSICGKYDNGKLTGHVVTYYPNGKISDDENYDHYDYVGSQKYYYSNGNLHKELNYFCDQLDGVQKYYYENGQLEHTEYYILGDNFGVWKFYSPAGQEIRSQTWYDDMQLAETITRIDTQADHPKKDIKKGGGK; this is translated from the coding sequence ATGAAAAAAATTCATCTCCTGCTTCCTGCTGTTTTATTGCTTTTCACCGGAAAGATCCATGCGCAAATGGATGTAGAACTTGTCAATTCCGGTACGATCCTCTTCGAAGGTGCGCTCGATTATGCGCTCGGAAGTTATTCCAAAGCAGAAGAAGTTTATAAGAAAGTCGGCGCGAACGATACGAATTATGCCGAGGTCTCGCGTGATCTTGCACTCGCTTACAGCGCCGATAAGGAAGATAGTTTGTGCGCATACACCTGTAAATACGGACTCGATCTTCATACGGAATATGATCCCGATTTTTATAATCTCCTCGGAAATTCGCTGAAGGAAATGGGTAAATATGATTCTGCTTTTCATGTACTCGATCGTGCAATTAAACTTTATCCCTACTATTATCTTTTTCATTACACCAAGGGAATGGCTTATGTGAAAATGAATAAGTATAAAGAAGCACAGGAATGTTTTCAGGATGCGGTGAAGTTGAATCCTTTTCACGCCGACAGTCATTTCATGTTGGGAAAAACATGTTCTGAACAGGGGCGAATGATCCCTGCAATTCTTTCCTATGAATTTTACCTGTTGCTCGATGCCCAATCGGAACGTTCGCAGAAAGTGGTTTCTTCACTCGAAGATATGACCACGGGAGATTATCAGCCCGACCCGGATCTGAAACTCAGCATCAGTGAAGCAGGCGACGATTGTTTCAGCGACATCAATGACATGATCGCTTCCGGAAAAGCGTACGATAAATCGTACAAGAATAAAACGAAGATCAATTTGAAATTAGTGAAGCAGATGCAAATGCTTTTTGAACAATTGAAATATAAAGACGGAACCGGCAACTGGTGGATGGAAAATTATGTTCCGTTCTTTAATGCCCTGCAGGCGCAGAATTATTTTACGCCGTTCATTACTTTATCGCTTGCTCCTGTTGCATCGAACAATACGACGGTGATGAAATCATTCAAGAAGAACAAAAAGAAGATCACTGAATTCTCCAAGTGGGCGGTAAAATATCTCAAGCAGAATATGAAACATCCTGTGGTCGACCTGCTCAGCGATAAAACGAATCCCGATTATACGTTCAATGATGATTATTCCATTGGAGGAGTCGGCCATTCCGATGCGAAAGATAATCCGGTAGGCGAATGGATTTTCTTCTGGGAAAAATGCGGAGCTGTTTTTTCAAAAGGAAGTTACAACGCGCAGGGCAATAGAGAAGGAGAATGGAATACGTATTATCGAAACGGGCAACTCATGGAAAAAGCAACGTATGTGAATGGCTTGAAGGAAGGGCCCAGCGAACAGTACCATGAAAATGGATTGCTCGCATTCAAGTGCACGTACACGAAGGATATGGTCGATGGAGAATACACGACTTACGCGATCCACGGTGGAATAAAAGAAAAAGCAAGCATGAACAAAGGTGTTTTCGAAGGAGACGCGTTCACTTATTTCAGCAATGGAGCGGTGCGCGCTTCTATGCACTATAAAGCGGGAAATCTCACTGGCGAATTCGATCTCTATACGCTCGACGGAAAAATTTCTTCGAAAACAAATTACCTCATGGGCAAGCGAAACGGAACCGCTACGGAGTATTTCTCCAATGGAAAAACAAAAAGCGAAGGCGATTACAAGAATGATGATGCCATTGACGAATGGAAAATTTATTTTGAGAATGGGAACATTCAGCGCGAGGGAATGTTCAAGGAAGCCGGCAACCGAGAAGGTGTATGGAAAGAATATTACCGCAATGGAAAAGTTTCTGCCGACGCAACTTACAAGAGCGGAAAATACAATGGGAAAGTAAATCAATTTGACACCGACGGCGTCCTCTATGAGACCGATCTGTATTCTTCCGGCACACTGAAAACGGTCACTTACTTCGACAAATCTGGAGGAACCATTGCAGAATACGAGATGAAGGAAACCACCACGGTGAAAGAATATTTTCCGAATGGTGCTGTGTCGGGAGAAGGAGATTACGTGGACGGGCACCGCGATGGCGACTGGAAAATTTATTCTGCCAATGGCGGATGGCTCAGGGCGAAAGAACATTATCGTTATGGTTTTCTGAGCGGCACACGTAAAGAATATTTCCCGAATGGAACTGAAAAAGAAGAATCCGATTATTTCTACGATTCGCAGGATGGGTATTACAAATCCTGGTACTCCAATGGAAAACTCGAATCGGAAGGAAATTATTCCGGCGGAGAAAAAGCCGGCGACTGGTATTATTACAATGAGCGCGGAGGATTCAATTCGCATAAATATTACATCAATGGAAGTGAACACGGACTGCAGATCTTCTTCGATAAAAAAGGAAGAAAGAATGAAGAAGATTTTATCAAGGAAACTTTTCTCTGGTCACGCACGCGTTTCGATTCTACCGGCGCTGTGATTTATAAATGGGAATCTGATAATGGTACAGGCAAATTCGATTTCCCTTACCCGGGCGGAAAAGATTTTGTGGTCACGAATTATAAGGACGGTTACCGCGAAGGAGAATTACACAAGTACGCTTTTGACGGGCAGGACCTGATCCTTTCAAATTATATCAATGGTGTTCAGTTCGGCGTTCGCAAGGAATTTTACCCGGTCACCGGAAAACCTTTCCTCGAAACAAATATGGATTACGACAATCGCAATGGCAGTAGCAATGCATGGTGGGAGAATGGAAACAAACGATGGGAAGAAAATTATTACGACGGCGATCTCAATGGCATGCAGAAATATTATCACGAGAACGGGCAGATCTTCAAACAGGGAACCTGGGAAATGGGAAATGTGAATGGTGAACTGGAATATTATTCCGACAACGGTTCGCTGCAATATGCGAGGTATTACAAAGATGGAAATGTACTCGGCTATTCTTATCCTGATAAGGACGGAAATTTATTAGCCCCGATGATCAAACTGAAAGATGGCAGTGGCGATTTCACCGGCTACTACCAGAATGGCGATACTTCCATCTGCGGAAAATATGACAATGGAAAATTAACCGGCCACGTGGTCACGTATTATCCGAATGGAAAAATTTCTGACGACGAGAATTATGATCATTACGATTATGTGGGTTCACAGAAATACTATTATTCCAATGGAAACCTCCACAAAGAACTCAACTACTTCTGCGATCAGCTCGATGGCGTTCAGAAATATTATTATGAGAACGGGCAACTCGAGCACACGGAGTATTATATCCTCGGTGATAATTTTGGCGTGTGGAAATTTTATTCTCCGGCCGGCCAGGAGATCCGCTCGCAAACCTGGTATGACGATATGCAACTCGCAGAAACCATTACGCGTATAGACACGCAGGCCGATCATCCGAAAAAAGATATCAAAAAGGGCGGCGGAAAATAA
- the htpG gene encoding molecular chaperone HtpG, with protein MSTGTINVQTENIFPIIKKFLYSDHEIFMRELVSNAVDASKKLKALNSLGEFAGELGSLAVTINIDKENKTITVSDNGIGMTEEEVEKYITQVAFSGAEEFVQKYKDKTDAVQGIIGHFGLGFYSAFMVAAKVELVTKSYKDDSSAVKWSCDGSPNYTIEPSERSGRGTDVILHIADDSAEFLEENRIEEILTKYCRFLPVEIRFGTHEIEIVPAEKDKDGKELKPAEKETVPAVINNPNPAWTKKPAELTDDDYKKFYRELYPMNFEEPLFWIHLNVDYPFHLTGVLYFPKIKKSFEVQKEKIQLYSNQVFVTDNVGEIVPDFLTLLRGVIDSPDIPLNVSRSYLQSDSNVKKISSHITKKVADKLEELFKKDRTDFETKWEDIRIFVQYGMISDEKFYEKALKFALLKNTEGKCFTLEEYREKISATQTDKDGKQVFLYASNADEQHSFIDAAGSRGYDVLILDSMIDAHFINHVESKMEKVSFVRVDSDTVDRLIKKSDDLPSKLSDKEQEEIKNVIEAVMPKEKFNVTFESLLDTDAPMLVTRPEFMRRMKDMSALSGGSRNMFGNFPDMHNLVVNANHPLASKILNEKDEVKKKEIVKQATDLALLAQGLLKGEELTNFIKRSAERI; from the coding sequence ATGTCAACAGGAACCATCAACGTACAAACGGAAAATATTTTTCCGATCATCAAGAAATTCCTCTACTCCGACCACGAAATTTTTATGAGAGAATTGGTTTCGAATGCCGTTGATGCTTCGAAAAAACTGAAAGCGCTGAATTCACTCGGGGAATTCGCCGGCGAATTAGGATCGCTTGCAGTTACCATTAACATTGATAAAGAAAATAAAACGATCACGGTTTCGGATAACGGAATCGGGATGACAGAAGAAGAGGTGGAAAAATACATCACACAGGTTGCATTTTCCGGCGCCGAAGAATTTGTGCAGAAATACAAAGACAAAACCGATGCGGTGCAGGGAATCATCGGGCACTTCGGCCTCGGATTTTATTCGGCATTCATGGTGGCGGCGAAAGTCGAACTCGTTACAAAAAGTTATAAAGACGATTCTTCTGCCGTGAAATGGAGTTGCGATGGAAGCCCTAATTACACGATAGAACCTTCGGAAAGATCCGGGAGAGGAACCGATGTGATCCTGCATATTGCTGATGATTCAGCGGAATTTCTCGAAGAGAACCGCATTGAAGAAATTCTCACAAAGTATTGCCGGTTTCTTCCGGTGGAAATCCGTTTCGGAACGCATGAAATTGAAATTGTTCCTGCTGAAAAGGATAAGGACGGGAAAGAACTAAAACCAGCGGAAAAAGAAACGGTTCCTGCCGTGATCAATAATCCGAATCCGGCGTGGACTAAAAAACCTGCTGAACTTACCGACGATGATTATAAAAAATTCTATCGCGAATTGTACCCGATGAATTTTGAAGAACCGCTTTTCTGGATCCATCTCAATGTAGATTATCCTTTTCATCTCACAGGCGTACTTTATTTTCCAAAAATCAAAAAGAGTTTCGAAGTTCAGAAAGAAAAAATTCAACTCTACAGCAATCAGGTTTTTGTAACGGATAATGTGGGCGAGATCGTTCCCGATTTTCTTACGCTGCTCCGCGGCGTCATCGATTCGCCCGATATTCCGCTCAACGTTTCCCGCTCTTATCTTCAAAGCGATTCGAACGTGAAGAAAATTTCTTCACACATCACAAAAAAAGTAGCGGATAAACTGGAAGAACTTTTCAAAAAAGACAGAACGGATTTTGAAACGAAATGGGAAGACATCCGCATTTTCGTTCAATACGGAATGATCAGCGATGAAAAATTCTACGAGAAAGCATTGAAATTCGCATTGCTGAAAAATACAGAAGGAAAATGTTTTACGCTGGAGGAATACCGTGAAAAAATTTCTGCCACGCAAACCGATAAAGACGGCAAACAGGTTTTCCTCTATGCATCGAATGCCGATGAGCAACACAGTTTTATTGACGCGGCGGGATCAAGAGGATACGATGTGCTCATTCTCGACAGCATGATCGACGCGCATTTCATCAATCACGTCGAATCGAAAATGGAAAAAGTTTCTTTCGTGCGCGTGGACAGTGACACGGTGGACCGGCTCATTAAAAAATCGGACGATCTTCCTTCGAAACTTTCCGACAAAGAACAGGAAGAAATAAAAAACGTGATCGAAGCGGTGATGCCAAAAGAAAAATTCAACGTCACATTCGAAAGTCTTCTGGACACAGACGCACCCATGCTCGTTACGCGACCTGAATTCATGCGCCGCATGAAGGACATGAGCGCGCTCTCGGGCGGGAGCAGGAATATGTTCGGCAACTTTCCCGACATGCATAATCTTGTGGTGAATGCCAATCATCCACTCGCTTCAAAAATTCTCAATGAAAAAGATGAAGTGAAAAAAAAGGAAATTGTAAAACAGGCAACCGATCTTGCTTTGCTCGCGCAAGGATTACTAAAGGGAGAAGAGCTGACGAATTTTATCAAACGAAGTGCGGAGAGGATTTGA